One window of Leifsonia sp. AK011 genomic DNA carries:
- a CDS encoding APC family permease: MTTTAAPEVSTHTGRLGLVQASALYIAAVLGTGILVLPGLASQAAGPASILAVAAVFVLSIPLAGTFAALAARYPDAGGVATFARLALGDTAARMAGYWFLFGVQFGAPVVATLGAEYLAAALGADRSVVWMIALAFLLVPLGVAFFGLRVSGKLQLGLTGLLVLVVVGVVSVTASEVRAVNFEPFLPHGWAGVATAVSLFVWAFAGWEAVTHIAGEFRNPRRTIPLATAIAVVVVGAAYLALQIVTVGVLGSDDEFSVVPLIDLVAVSVPDVGPAVVAAIAAVVAVGVLNAYVPAFANLAASLGRDGHLPGWLAKGAEPGSVPRRALVLVSIITLTYFAIAASQGFDLTPFILIHTSSMVAVYAVGSLAAVRLLDRFTPGWWMALASVVLTLGLLVLAGTHLLVPAALGVVAIAVTVIKKRKNNA, from the coding sequence ATGACCACCACCGCTGCCCCCGAGGTGTCGACGCACACGGGCCGCCTGGGACTCGTGCAGGCATCCGCGCTGTACATCGCCGCGGTGCTGGGCACGGGCATCCTCGTGCTGCCCGGGCTCGCGTCGCAGGCTGCGGGACCCGCGTCGATTCTCGCCGTCGCGGCCGTGTTCGTGCTCTCCATCCCCCTCGCCGGCACCTTCGCCGCGCTCGCCGCCCGGTACCCGGATGCCGGCGGTGTCGCGACGTTCGCACGCCTCGCCCTCGGGGACACAGCCGCGCGTATGGCCGGCTACTGGTTCCTGTTCGGGGTGCAGTTCGGCGCCCCCGTCGTGGCGACCCTGGGCGCTGAGTATCTCGCGGCCGCCCTGGGTGCCGACCGTTCCGTGGTGTGGATGATCGCCCTCGCGTTCCTCCTTGTGCCCCTCGGCGTTGCCTTCTTCGGCCTGCGCGTCAGCGGAAAGCTCCAGCTCGGACTCACCGGACTGCTGGTGCTCGTCGTCGTCGGGGTCGTCTCGGTGACCGCCTCCGAGGTGCGCGCCGTGAACTTCGAGCCCTTCCTGCCGCACGGCTGGGCCGGGGTCGCGACGGCCGTGAGCCTCTTCGTCTGGGCCTTCGCCGGCTGGGAGGCCGTCACTCACATCGCGGGCGAGTTCCGCAACCCACGCCGCACGATCCCGCTCGCGACGGCCATCGCGGTTGTGGTGGTGGGTGCTGCCTATCTCGCGCTGCAGATCGTGACGGTGGGAGTCCTCGGGTCAGACGACGAGTTCAGCGTCGTTCCGCTCATCGACCTCGTGGCGGTGAGCGTGCCCGATGTGGGGCCCGCGGTCGTGGCGGCGATCGCCGCGGTGGTTGCGGTGGGCGTGTTGAACGCGTACGTTCCGGCGTTCGCCAACCTCGCGGCATCCCTCGGTCGTGACGGCCACCTTCCCGGGTGGCTCGCGAAGGGCGCCGAACCCGGCTCGGTTCCGCGGCGAGCACTCGTGCTCGTCTCGATCATCACGCTCACCTACTTCGCCATCGCGGCATCACAGGGCTTCGACCTCACGCCCTTCATCCTCATCCACACGTCGTCGATGGTTGCCGTTTATGCGGTCGGTTCCCTCGCCGCGGTCCGCCTGCTCGATCGGTTCACCCCGGGATGGTGGATGGCGCTCGCCTCCGTCGTGCTC
- a CDS encoding carbohydrate ABC transporter permease: MSAVTPIDLPLDKSTERQLKRGERAEERTAAGRTKKRLTSRGATIAALIIAVLWTTPTFGLFISSFRPADQVATTGWWTVLANPGFTLQNYQDVLAAGNDQLNLAGAFINSIAITIPATVFPLVIASLAAYAFAWIDFKGKNWIFIGVFALQIVPLQMALVPLLSLFSKGLNIGGVQIFDGLNAGGSYAQVWIAHTIFALPLAIFLLHNFISEIPGELIEAARVDGAGHGQIFFRIVLPLTLPAIASFAIFQFLWVWNDLLVALVFADGSVAPMTKLLAEITGKYGQEWHLLTAGAFISILVPLIVFFSLQRFFVRGLLAGSTKG, encoded by the coding sequence ATGAGCGCCGTAACCCCCATTGACCTGCCGCTCGACAAGAGCACCGAACGTCAACTCAAGCGAGGCGAGCGTGCGGAGGAACGCACCGCGGCCGGTCGCACCAAGAAGCGACTGACCAGTCGCGGCGCCACCATCGCCGCCCTGATCATCGCGGTGCTGTGGACCACGCCGACCTTCGGATTGTTCATCTCCTCGTTCCGGCCGGCCGACCAGGTCGCCACGACGGGGTGGTGGACGGTCCTCGCCAACCCGGGCTTCACGCTGCAGAACTACCAGGACGTGCTTGCGGCCGGTAACGACCAGCTGAACCTCGCGGGCGCCTTCATCAACTCGATCGCGATCACGATCCCCGCGACCGTGTTCCCGCTGGTGATCGCCTCGCTCGCGGCCTACGCCTTCGCGTGGATCGACTTCAAGGGCAAGAACTGGATCTTCATCGGGGTCTTCGCCCTGCAGATCGTGCCCCTGCAGATGGCTCTCGTGCCGCTGCTCAGCCTCTTCAGCAAGGGACTGAACATCGGGGGAGTCCAGATCTTCGACGGGCTGAATGCTGGCGGTTCCTACGCCCAGGTCTGGATCGCGCACACGATCTTCGCCCTGCCGCTCGCGATCTTCCTGCTGCACAACTTCATCTCCGAGATCCCCGGTGAACTCATCGAGGCCGCTCGCGTCGACGGTGCAGGGCACGGGCAGATCTTCTTCAGGATCGTGCTTCCCCTCACCCTGCCGGCGATCGCGTCGTTCGCGATCTTCCAGTTCCTCTGGGTGTGGAACGACCTGCTCGTCGCTCTCGTCTTCGCCGATGGCTCGGTCGCCCCCATGACCAAGCTGCTCGCCGAGATCACGGGCAAGTACGGCCAGGAGTGGCACCTGCTCACGGCCGGAGCCTTCATCTCGATCCTGGTTCCGCTCATCGTGTTCTTCTCGCTGCAGCGCTTCTTCGTGCGCGGCCTGCTGGCGGGTTCCACGAAGGGCTGA
- a CDS encoding mechanosensitive ion channel family protein gives MQIWNEPWFWPAAGVIVGLPIVLLALTEVQSMLERRQNRAAKIVLLLRNYVAPVGALLLLLNQATYADIDLTWTQVTATVFGFLLILVLLNSLNFALFVTARQGSWRSKVPSIFVDIVRVILIVVSLAILFSVVWRADVGGLFAALGVGSIVIGLSLQNAVGSVVSGLFLLFEQPFTLGDWIEVDGLRGRIVEVNWRAVHLNDSNGIHVIPNATLAGSTFLNISRSEAAFEAGIVVKFATDDPPQDVIDVCVEVAADLPAALPDNPASVKPLEKAKYEVGIPIRSPADNYSTLSAFRTRIWYAARRAGLHLDGDLTDNYNTPDNIRAALRHLAPALYLSEEDVEAIAPQVTLERYGEGETVQHIGQVPNGMRYVVSGSAILSVMATTGQEVSFALLDRDDVLGLTALTRQGVAARARATSDLAVLFVPVAVLDLLVKTRPRLARDVGLAIDHRASQAAAAFAAAGVDSPQQHRDFLS, from the coding sequence ATGCAGATCTGGAACGAACCCTGGTTCTGGCCGGCAGCGGGGGTCATCGTCGGACTGCCGATCGTGCTCCTCGCGCTCACCGAGGTGCAGAGCATGCTCGAGCGGCGCCAGAACCGCGCGGCGAAGATCGTTCTGCTCCTGCGCAACTATGTTGCTCCGGTCGGAGCACTTCTTCTCCTCCTGAACCAGGCGACCTACGCCGATATCGATCTCACCTGGACGCAGGTCACCGCGACCGTCTTCGGGTTCCTGTTGATCCTCGTGCTGCTCAACAGTCTCAACTTCGCCCTCTTCGTGACCGCGCGGCAGGGCAGCTGGCGCAGCAAGGTGCCCTCGATCTTCGTCGACATCGTGCGGGTCATCCTGATCGTCGTCAGTCTCGCCATCCTCTTCTCGGTGGTCTGGAGAGCGGATGTCGGCGGCCTCTTCGCCGCTCTCGGCGTCGGCTCGATCGTCATAGGGCTCTCCCTCCAGAACGCCGTCGGTTCGGTGGTCTCCGGACTCTTCCTCCTCTTCGAGCAGCCGTTCACGCTCGGGGACTGGATCGAGGTGGACGGGCTGCGCGGTCGGATCGTCGAGGTCAACTGGCGTGCGGTGCACCTCAACGACAGCAACGGCATCCACGTCATCCCCAACGCGACCCTGGCCGGGAGCACGTTCCTCAACATCAGCCGCAGCGAGGCAGCGTTCGAGGCTGGGATCGTCGTGAAGTTCGCGACCGATGATCCTCCGCAGGACGTCATCGACGTGTGCGTCGAGGTGGCTGCGGACCTCCCGGCGGCGCTGCCCGATAACCCGGCGTCGGTGAAACCCCTCGAGAAGGCGAAGTACGAGGTCGGTATTCCGATCAGGAGCCCGGCGGACAACTACTCGACGCTCAGCGCGTTCCGCACGCGCATCTGGTACGCCGCACGCCGCGCCGGGTTGCACCTCGACGGCGACCTCACCGACAACTACAACACCCCCGACAACATCCGGGCCGCCCTCCGTCACCTCGCCCCTGCGCTGTACCTGTCGGAGGAGGACGTGGAGGCGATCGCTCCCCAGGTCACCCTCGAACGCTACGGGGAGGGCGAGACAGTCCAGCACATCGGGCAGGTGCCCAACGGCATGCGCTACGTGGTGAGCGGCTCCGCCATCCTCTCCGTCATGGCCACGACGGGGCAGGAGGTGAGCTTCGCCCTGCTGGATCGCGACGATGTGCTGGGGCTCACCGCATTGACGCGGCAGGGAGTCGCCGCTCGGGCCCGGGCCACGAGCGACCTGGCCGTTCTGTTTGTGCCCGTCGCCGTGCTCGACCTGCTCGTGAAGACGAGACCCAGGCTCGCGCGCGACGTGGGGCTCGCGATCGATCACCGAGCTTCACAGGCGGCCGCGGCCTTCGCGGCTGCCGGCGTCGACTCGCCCCAGCAGCACCGCGACTTCCTCAGCTGA
- a CDS encoding DUF305 domain-containing protein, translating to MPDSTEVSAPAPRRGRALVIIIVAGVILVALAALTGRLTAPVITLPSTTSADAGFARDMQVHHQQAVEMAMMIRDRTDDPAVRQLAYDIATSQAQQSGQMFGWLASWNLPQFGEPAMTWMTRPALDGSEHGHDSDEPAHVPGEAMPGMATYAQLDTLSNLSGVEAERLFLELMIAHHRGGVEMAEAVLARTDTTVVRDLATSIVKAQQSEIDLMEGMLAERQ from the coding sequence TTGCCTGATTCGACTGAGGTGAGCGCCCCGGCGCCGCGGCGCGGCCGCGCGCTTGTCATCATCATCGTGGCCGGGGTGATCCTGGTTGCCCTGGCGGCGCTCACCGGTCGCCTCACCGCTCCCGTCATCACGCTCCCGTCGACGACGAGCGCGGATGCCGGGTTCGCCCGTGACATGCAGGTGCACCACCAGCAGGCTGTCGAGATGGCGATGATGATCCGCGATCGCACGGACGACCCCGCGGTGCGGCAGCTCGCCTACGACATCGCGACCTCGCAGGCGCAGCAGTCCGGCCAGATGTTCGGATGGCTCGCCTCCTGGAACCTCCCCCAGTTCGGTGAGCCGGCGATGACCTGGATGACGCGGCCGGCCCTCGACGGGTCCGAGCACGGTCACGACTCGGACGAACCAGCCCATGTCCCGGGCGAGGCGATGCCGGGCATGGCGACGTACGCCCAGCTCGATACGCTCTCGAACCTGTCAGGAGTCGAGGCCGAGCGGTTGTTCCTCGAGCTCATGATCGCCCATCACCGCGGCGGTGTGGAGATGGCCGAGGCGGTCCTCGCACGCACCGACACCACGGTCGTGCGCGATCTCGCGACGAGCATCGTGAAGGCCCAGCAGTCGGAGATCGACCTCATGGAGGGGATGCTCGCCGAGCGGCAGTAG
- a CDS encoding DUF3105 domain-containing protein, whose product MTNNADKPTIKQQREAQRAAKVAALKKKQAVEKRNRRIGIGAAIIGAVAVVAVIVTFVVVIPATTPQPAPDPVASGDASDIDIAGEQIFEGLGNKHVETAVTYSMSPPAGGDHNATWLNCGVYGEAVPNENAVHALEHGAVWVTYNPDEVDADGVAQLRTFLPSSYIILSPYPDLQTPVVASAWGAQVELDGVDDERLEQFLQKYWQSPNAPEPGAACSGGLEGPDRIA is encoded by the coding sequence GTGACCAACAACGCAGACAAGCCCACCATCAAGCAGCAACGCGAGGCGCAGCGCGCCGCGAAGGTTGCCGCCCTGAAGAAGAAGCAGGCGGTGGAGAAGCGCAATCGCAGGATCGGCATCGGTGCTGCGATCATCGGCGCTGTTGCGGTTGTCGCGGTCATCGTGACCTTCGTCGTGGTCATCCCGGCCACCACTCCTCAGCCCGCGCCCGACCCGGTCGCCTCTGGCGACGCGAGCGACATAGATATCGCCGGAGAGCAGATCTTCGAGGGGCTCGGCAACAAGCATGTCGAGACGGCCGTCACCTACTCGATGTCGCCCCCCGCTGGCGGCGACCACAACGCGACGTGGCTGAACTGCGGTGTGTACGGCGAGGCCGTTCCGAACGAGAACGCCGTGCACGCTCTCGAGCACGGCGCCGTCTGGGTCACCTACAACCCGGACGAGGTCGACGCCGATGGCGTGGCACAGCTGCGCACGTTCCTTCCCTCCAGCTACATCATCCTGTCGCCGTACCCCGACCTGCAGACGCCTGTCGTCGCTTCGGCCTGGGGCGCACAGGTGGAGCTCGATGGTGTGGACGATGAGCGACTCGAGCAGTTCCTCCAGAAGTACTGGCAGTCGCCCAACGCGCCGGAGCCCGGCGCCGCGTGCAGCGGTGGCCTTGAGGGACCCGACCGGATTGCCTGA
- a CDS encoding cystathionine gamma-synthase, which translates to MTDSEYQFATRAIRAGQDFDPTTGSVVPPVYMTSTFVQDGIGGFRGGYEYARGGNPTRDSLQELLASLEGGAKAFSFASGLAAEDTLLRAILKPGDHIVMGNDVYGGTHRLVSRVLVPWGVSISTVEMSDLDAVRHAIRPDATKIIWVETPSNPLMKITDIAALAELGHEFGATVVVDNTFASPYLQRPLELGADVVVHSTTKYLGGHSDVLGGAVVLNDAELIEKVGFLQFGVGAVSGPMDAWLTVRGIKTLAVRMDRHSSNAAAIAERLVGHPKLETVYYPGLPSHPGHELAARQMKSFGGMISVGVAGGPASAKTFAESTTLFQLAESLGGVESLIGYPSEMTHASVKGTALEVPENIVRLSVGIEDADDLIDDVLGALDRL; encoded by the coding sequence GTGACCGACTCCGAGTACCAGTTCGCCACCCGCGCCATCCGTGCAGGGCAGGACTTCGACCCCACCACGGGTTCCGTCGTGCCGCCGGTCTACATGACCTCGACGTTCGTGCAGGACGGCATCGGAGGGTTCCGGGGCGGCTACGAGTATGCCCGTGGGGGCAACCCCACGCGCGACTCGCTGCAGGAGCTCCTCGCCTCGCTCGAGGGTGGCGCGAAGGCGTTCAGCTTCGCGTCGGGACTCGCAGCGGAGGACACCCTGCTGCGCGCCATCCTGAAGCCCGGCGACCACATCGTCATGGGCAACGACGTCTACGGCGGCACCCACCGTCTCGTCAGCCGCGTCCTCGTGCCGTGGGGTGTGTCGATCTCCACGGTCGAGATGAGCGACCTCGACGCGGTGCGTCACGCGATCCGTCCGGATGCCACGAAGATCATCTGGGTCGAGACCCCCTCGAACCCGCTCATGAAGATCACCGACATCGCCGCGCTCGCTGAGCTCGGTCACGAGTTCGGCGCGACGGTCGTGGTGGACAACACGTTCGCCTCCCCCTACCTCCAGCGCCCGCTCGAACTCGGCGCCGACGTCGTCGTGCACTCGACAACGAAGTACCTCGGCGGCCACTCCGACGTGCTCGGTGGTGCCGTCGTGCTGAACGATGCAGAGCTCATCGAGAAGGTCGGATTCCTGCAGTTCGGCGTTGGTGCCGTCTCCGGCCCGATGGATGCCTGGCTCACCGTTCGCGGAATCAAGACGCTCGCCGTGCGCATGGATCGGCACTCGTCGAACGCTGCCGCCATCGCGGAGCGCCTGGTCGGGCATCCGAAGCTCGAGACCGTGTACTACCCGGGCCTTCCCAGCCACCCCGGACACGAGCTTGCCGCTCGTCAGATGAAGTCGTTCGGCGGCATGATCTCGGTCGGCGTTGCCGGTGGCCCCGCCTCGGCGAAGACGTTTGCAGAGTCCACGACCCTCTTCCAGCTCGCCGAGTCGCTCGGGGGTGTCGAGTCACTCATCGGCTACCCGTCGGAGATGACGCACGCCTCCGTCAAGGGCACCGCGCTCGAGGTCCCCGAGAACATCGTGCGCCTCTCGGTGGGCATCGAGGATGCCGACGACCTCATCGACGACGTGCTCGGAGCGCTCGACCGGCTCTAG
- a CDS encoding adenylate/guanylate cyclase domain-containing protein yields the protein MSSTGESSPSSEGGFTLPTRTGLGIRSALLITLLLVSITSSVVVGYIGFVNGRSSLQDAAFDRLTEVRDSRAREITALYETIENNLRITARGQSVAEAMQLFSAGFAELENTELTAQERAELEAYFTDQFGPRLSEANGEPVDASTFIPTGAAQSYLALHYTAPHETFDDAIKVNDAGDGSAWSATHAEHHDFFRRLTQIFHYEDVLLIDASGNIVYTAFKGVDLGSNLDNGPLQRTNLAQAYSEAMTGNLADNVVLTDFAPYPPSLGKPASWAVTPVVIDGEIVGALAAEMPISQIDSVMAGGGDWSESGMGDSGETYIVGANDQLMRSLSRVLVEDPARFERESVASGTPPEVTEQAIATGSTLLLQPVRTEAVSAAAAGTSGTNLMAGYLGGSSLTAYAPLDIQGLDWVIVAELDSEEAFAPVDDFTRNLVLSSAVIVLLVSVLSLVIAGAIVRPLRRLRDAARRIAAGESGVQVDAGSSSELADVGAAFNDMSRSLQVKAQLLEEQQKENERLLLTLMPEALAKRYKEGVRTIALDHQEVTVMFADIVGFEAFSSDKSSEAALEILNEILRAFDDAADSLGIERVRSTRAGYLTSCGLIVPRVDNARRMVDFAIELQRILNRIGAKYGTALALRAGIDTGAVTSGLIGQKQVSYDLWGDAVNLAFRVQATESESGIFLTQSVVDRMPDTVNVRDWGMVETPSGPERVWRVERAENDE from the coding sequence ATGTCCAGCACAGGAGAGTCCAGTCCCTCGTCGGAGGGTGGTTTCACCCTGCCGACGCGCACGGGACTCGGCATCCGTTCCGCGCTTCTCATCACCCTTCTTCTCGTGAGCATCACCTCCAGTGTCGTGGTGGGCTACATCGGCTTCGTCAATGGTCGGAGCTCGCTGCAGGATGCCGCGTTCGATCGCCTCACCGAGGTGCGCGACTCTCGGGCCCGCGAGATCACCGCGCTCTACGAGACCATCGAGAACAACCTGCGCATCACCGCGCGGGGGCAGAGCGTCGCGGAGGCGATGCAACTCTTCTCCGCCGGATTCGCCGAACTCGAGAACACCGAACTCACCGCTCAGGAGCGGGCGGAGCTCGAGGCGTACTTCACCGACCAGTTCGGCCCCCGGCTCTCGGAGGCCAACGGCGAGCCGGTTGATGCCTCGACCTTCATCCCCACGGGTGCAGCGCAGTCCTATCTCGCGCTCCACTACACGGCCCCGCACGAGACCTTCGACGACGCGATCAAGGTCAACGACGCTGGCGATGGCAGCGCGTGGTCCGCGACCCATGCAGAGCACCACGACTTCTTCCGCCGGCTGACACAGATCTTCCACTACGAGGACGTGCTGCTCATCGACGCGAGCGGCAACATCGTCTACACGGCCTTCAAGGGAGTGGACCTCGGCAGCAACCTCGACAACGGTCCCCTGCAGCGCACCAACCTCGCACAGGCCTACTCCGAGGCGATGACGGGCAACCTCGCGGACAACGTCGTGCTGACCGACTTCGCCCCGTATCCACCGTCGCTCGGCAAGCCGGCATCCTGGGCAGTAACGCCGGTCGTGATCGACGGGGAGATCGTGGGTGCGCTCGCCGCCGAGATGCCCATCAGCCAGATCGACTCGGTCATGGCTGGCGGAGGTGACTGGTCCGAGAGCGGCATGGGCGACTCGGGCGAGACCTACATCGTGGGCGCGAACGATCAGCTCATGCGCTCGCTCTCCCGGGTGCTCGTGGAGGACCCGGCGCGGTTCGAGCGGGAGTCCGTGGCATCCGGAACCCCGCCGGAGGTCACGGAGCAGGCGATCGCAACGGGAAGCACCCTGCTGCTGCAACCCGTGCGCACCGAGGCGGTGTCCGCGGCGGCGGCGGGAACATCCGGAACCAACCTCATGGCTGGATACCTCGGGGGCTCATCGCTGACCGCCTACGCCCCGCTCGACATCCAGGGACTCGACTGGGTGATCGTCGCCGAGCTCGACAGCGAGGAGGCTTTCGCGCCGGTCGACGACTTCACGCGCAACCTCGTGCTCTCGTCCGCCGTGATCGTGTTGCTGGTGTCCGTGCTCTCGCTCGTGATCGCGGGGGCGATCGTGCGCCCACTCCGTCGACTCCGGGACGCCGCGCGCAGGATCGCGGCGGGGGAGTCCGGCGTGCAGGTGGATGCCGGCAGCAGCTCGGAGCTCGCTGACGTCGGTGCCGCCTTCAACGACATGAGCAGGAGTCTGCAGGTGAAGGCGCAGCTGCTCGAGGAGCAGCAGAAGGAGAACGAACGCCTCCTGCTCACGCTCATGCCCGAGGCCCTCGCCAAGCGGTACAAGGAGGGCGTGCGCACGATCGCGCTCGACCATCAGGAGGTCACGGTCATGTTCGCCGACATCGTCGGGTTCGAGGCGTTCAGCAGCGACAAGAGCTCCGAGGCGGCCCTCGAGATCCTCAACGAGATCCTCCGTGCATTCGACGATGCCGCCGACTCCCTCGGTATCGAGAGGGTGCGGAGCACGAGGGCCGGCTACCTCACGAGTTGTGGTCTCATCGTGCCGCGCGTCGACAACGCTCGGCGCATGGTGGACTTCGCGATCGAGCTGCAGCGCATCCTGAACCGGATCGGCGCGAAGTACGGCACCGCCCTCGCCCTGCGTGCCGGCATCGACACCGGCGCAGTCACCAGTGGCCTGATTGGGCAGAAGCAGGTCTCGTACGACCTCTGGGGCGACGCCGTGAACCTCGCCTTCCGCGTGCAGGCGACCGAGTCCGAGAGCGGGATCTTCCTGACGCAGTCGGTGGTCGACCGCATGCCGGACACCGTCAACGTGCGGGACTGGGGCATGGTCGAGACGCCCTCGGGCCCGGAGCGGGTCTGGCGCGTCGAGCGCGCGGAGAACGACGAGTAA
- a CDS encoding cystathionine beta-synthase — MKFANTVIDLVGNTPLVRLNKVTEGISATVLVKVEYLNPGGSSKDRIATRIIDDAERQGLLKPGGTIVEPTSGNTGIGLALVAQQRGYRCIFVLPDKVGEDKRNVLLAYGAEIVVTPTAVAPESPESYYSVSDRLAREIPGAYKPNQYSNMNGPLSHYETTGPEIWRDTEGKVTHFVAGVGTGGTISGVGKYLKEQNPNVVVIGADPEGSVYSGGTGRPYLVEGVGEDFWPTAYDGSVVDEIIASSDAESFEFTRRLAREEGLLVGGSSGLAVASGLKAAAKLGPDDVMVILLPDGGRGYLGKVFSDKWMRSYGFLPAEEDRSVADLVGTKDPDLAGLVHVHPSDTVRHTIDKMRQFDISQMPVLTAEPPVVMGEVVGSIDERTLIDAVFSGRAQLTDALEEFVGPPLGLIGMQDSIAAVRDALAQSDALLVTSDGKPAAVVTRHDLLAFLSA, encoded by the coding sequence ATGAAGTTCGCAAACACGGTCATCGACCTCGTCGGAAACACCCCGCTGGTTCGCCTCAACAAGGTGACGGAGGGCATCTCGGCGACGGTGCTCGTGAAGGTGGAGTACCTCAATCCCGGCGGCTCGTCCAAGGACCGCATCGCCACGCGCATCATCGACGACGCCGAGCGCCAGGGGCTGTTGAAGCCCGGCGGCACCATCGTCGAGCCGACAAGCGGAAACACCGGCATCGGCCTCGCGCTCGTGGCCCAGCAGCGCGGATACCGTTGCATCTTCGTGCTTCCCGACAAGGTCGGCGAGGACAAGCGCAACGTTCTCCTCGCGTACGGGGCCGAGATCGTCGTGACCCCGACGGCCGTCGCTCCCGAGAGTCCAGAGTCTTACTACAGCGTGAGCGATCGCCTGGCGCGCGAGATTCCCGGTGCCTACAAGCCGAACCAGTACTCCAACATGAACGGCCCCCTCAGTCACTACGAGACGACCGGTCCCGAGATCTGGCGCGACACCGAGGGCAAGGTCACTCACTTCGTCGCCGGCGTCGGAACGGGCGGCACCATCAGCGGCGTCGGCAAGTACCTCAAGGAGCAGAACCCGAACGTCGTCGTCATCGGCGCCGACCCCGAGGGCAGCGTGTACTCGGGGGGCACCGGGCGGCCGTACCTCGTCGAGGGCGTCGGCGAGGACTTCTGGCCGACCGCCTACGACGGCAGCGTCGTCGACGAGATCATCGCGTCATCGGATGCCGAGTCCTTCGAGTTCACTCGCAGGCTTGCCCGTGAGGAGGGGCTCCTCGTCGGCGGCTCCAGTGGCCTCGCCGTGGCATCCGGACTCAAGGCGGCCGCGAAGCTGGGCCCCGACGATGTCATGGTCATCCTCCTGCCGGATGGCGGGCGCGGCTACCTCGGCAAGGTCTTCAGCGACAAGTGGATGCGCTCCTACGGGTTCCTGCCCGCCGAGGAGGACCGTTCGGTCGCCGACCTCGTGGGCACGAAGGACCCGGATCTCGCGGGGCTCGTGCACGTGCATCCGAGCGACACGGTGCGCCACACGATCGACAAGATGCGCCAGTTCGACATCTCGCAGATGCCCGTGCTCACCGCGGAGCCGCCCGTCGTCATGGGCGAGGTCGTCGGGTCGATCGACGAGCGCACCCTCATCGACGCGGTGTTCAGTGGTCGCGCGCAGCTCACCGACGCCCTCGAGGAATTCGTGGGCCCCCCGCTCGGTTTGATCGGCATGCAGGATTCCATCGCTGCGGTACGCGATGCGCTCGCGCAGTCCGATGCACTACTCGTGACGAGCGACGGAAAGCCTGCAGCAGTGGTGACCCGTCACGACCTGCTCGCCTTCCTCAGCGCCTGA